The genomic window GAAGAACAGCTTGTTTATCAATTTACTGTTGAATTATTGAACAATAAACAAGTTTCGAATACAACTTATTCTGCGATAGAAAAGCACTTTGGCAAAAAAGGTGCCGTTGATTTAGCTGGAATTGTTGGGTATTACAGTTTCTTAGCGTTAGAAATGAATATGGCTCAGTACCCCCTCCCTAAAGATGGGGTTTCTTTGCCACGCTTTCCTGAAAACCCTTAAAAATACGTATATTTAATTTTAAGCCATAATATAAGAATAGCCAATGTTGCCGTTATGGCGTTGGCTATTGTAATTGGCCAACTTTCTCTCATTAAACCATACCATAGCCACATCAATACCCCCACCGTAAATACCACGTACATACCAGTAGATATTCCAGAAACATCTTTCGTTTTGAGGGTTTTCAGACATTGCGGAATAAAAGAAGTCGTAGTAAGAATAGCAGCTATATAACCAAC from Ferrovum sp. PN-J185 includes these protein-coding regions:
- a CDS encoding SemiSWEET transporter, translated to MMVNTELVGYIAAILTTTSFIPQCLKTLKTKDVSGISTGMYVVFTVGVLMWLWYGLMRESWPITIANAITATLAILILWLKIKYTYF